A genomic region of Mycobacterium sp. Aquia_213 contains the following coding sequences:
- a CDS encoding mammalian cell entry protein, which translates to MASAVGGEQSPAPRARRRASRAAGPAKSESSAPTEVALEAPAEPKKQPAKRVKTLKSIKPPPRRRPNGRLVGWISFAAALLAIGALAGCLTALVVSQSHAEAGQARDQRFVDTATQTVQNMFSYKQDNVDDSVNRFYNGTSGPLRGMLGANNNIENLKALFRSTNATSEAVINGAALEGIDTVTDNASVLVSVRVTVADIDGVHKPSMPYRLRVIVHEDEHGHMTGYDLKYPDGGN; encoded by the coding sequence GTGGCTTCTGCAGTTGGTGGCGAACAATCCCCGGCACCGCGGGCCCGTCGTCGGGCATCGCGGGCGGCAGGCCCGGCGAAGAGTGAGTCGAGCGCGCCCACCGAGGTTGCGCTCGAGGCTCCAGCGGAGCCCAAGAAGCAACCGGCCAAACGCGTCAAGACCCTCAAGTCGATCAAGCCGCCACCGCGGCGCCGGCCGAATGGGCGCCTGGTCGGCTGGATTTCGTTCGCCGCCGCGCTGCTGGCGATTGGTGCGCTGGCCGGCTGCCTGACCGCCCTGGTCGTTTCGCAAAGCCACGCCGAGGCGGGGCAGGCCCGCGATCAACGCTTCGTCGACACCGCCACGCAGACGGTGCAAAACATGTTCAGCTACAAGCAGGACAACGTCGATGACAGCGTGAACCGGTTTTACAACGGCACCAGCGGCCCGCTGCGCGGCATGCTCGGCGCCAACAACAACATCGAAAACCTCAAGGCCCTGTTCCGCTCCACCAACGCGACATCCGAGGCAGTGATCAACGGCGCGGCTCTGGAAGGCATTGACACGGTTACCGATAACGCCTCGGTGCTGGTGTCGGTGCGTGTCACGGTGGCCGACATCGACGGTGTGCACAAGCCGTCCATGCCGTACCGGCTGCGGGTCATCGTGCACGAAGATGAGCACGGGCACATGACGGGTTACGACCTGAAATACCCCGACGGGGGCAACTGA